ATGTGAAGGCACATCAAATAAATTTTTCCCTTTAAAAACATTAGCTGTGATGGAAATAGCCTCAGGACCGCTTAATCGAACAATTGCGATTGCCCCCTCACCAATCGGTGTAGAGATAGCAGTAATTGTATCTGTTTCCATTTACGAATCACCTCCAACCTGTTAATATGATATCTATTTTAAGTGCGTTTTTTTATCGTCACTAACTTAACAGAATATCACAAAATAAAGTTATCCACAACCTATTTTTCTTTCCCATTCATTTAATAGTTATTCACATGTGGATATCGTATATCAATACGACTTTTCCACAGCAACATATTAACGGGACAACCAAATACGTATAGAATTTACTTTCATCTAAAAATTCTTATTCAAAGTGTTTGTGATAACGGGAAAATTTCAATTAGATAGAGTTAAAGAGGGTTTTTTTTATTCCGGATTAGTACTGCGTTGGGTATGACCTAACACCTTGAACAAAGGCGCAGGGCACCCGTTTAGCAACGTAGCGAATGGAACGAATCAACTAAAGATAAAGTGAACCTTCAATCAGCGGGGTTTTCCTCATCCCTGCTGATTGTTAGTTGAACGAATCGGGGATTTAGGTGCTGTTACCTCCCGCTTCGACTTTCAGCTCACCATTCTTAAAGTGGGAGTCTACAGCACCTTATATCCGGGGTAAAGGAGTCATGCCACTAAAACAGGGGTATGCCGACGTCTGGGCGGCAAGCCTGTTTTTAGTCGGTCTTCCTCTTAGAGACGAACCGATGAGGCCTTATCGTAGGGCGCATTTCTAAAGTCGCATCGTTGCTGAGCGATGAAGCCGGACGATGCTAGTCGGTTATTTCATTATCCACAAGCAACTCATTTTATAGGTTCCTATACAGCGGGAGTTCATTAATCTCCCACTGATGGTTAGTACCGTATGGTATGAGCTAAAGGCCTCCGAACGAATAGGTATTTAGCTCACTTAGACTTGTTATAGTACAGATTATCCAACTCCTGAAGCGGGAATCTTACAGCACCTTATATACGGGATAAAAAATCCTACCTAGCATGTTGTACACTAGATAGGATTTACGAATGTTATATTATGGTTGTATAACGATATGCCGATGTGGTTCATGACCATCGGAATACGTGGTTATTGCTTCATTTTCTTGCAATACATTATGAATGATTTTTCTCTCAAAAGCAGGCATTGGCTCTAAAGCCACTTTTCTATTTAAACGAACTGCTTTATCAGCCATTTTTTTGGCCAATGCTTCCAACGTTTCTTTGCGACGACTGCGATATCCTTCCGCATCTAAAGTAACTGTATAAAATTCAGTGCCACTTTTATTCATTGCTAAATGCAATAAATATTGCAATGCATTTAACGTCTGACCTCGTTTTCCGATTAATACAGCAATATCATCGCCAGTCACTTCATATGTTACATGATTGTCTACGACAGTTGTACGAACCGTTGCGGAAACGTTCATCTGTTTCATGATTTGCTTCAAATATTTTTCTGTTTTTTCAATTTGGTTTTCCACGATTCTTACTTTAACGTAAGCACGTTTGGTACCAAATACACCAAACAATCCTTTTTTTCCTTCATCAATGACATTAACTTCAACGTGGTCCCTGGTTGTTTTTAACTGCTCTAATGCTGCCTGGACCGCTTCATCAACTGTTTGTCCACTAGCAGTTATTTCTCTCACTTTTTGTCTCCTCCATTATTTGCAGCCATCATCGGCTTACGGATAAATAACGTCTGAGCAACCATAAAGATATTACCTACTACCCAGTATAACGCTAATGCAGCTGGGAAGAAAATAGCAAAGACCGTAATCATAATCGGCATCACATATAACATTACCATCATCTGTGGATTTTGTGCTGCCGGACTTCCTGCCATCATAAGCTTTTGCTGTAGAAATGTTGCCCCTCCGGCAATCAGCGGTAAAAT
This genomic interval from Virgibacillus pantothenticus contains the following:
- the jag gene encoding RNA-binding cell elongation regulator Jag/EloR gives rise to the protein MREITASGQTVDEAVQAALEQLKTTRDHVEVNVIDEGKKGLFGVFGTKRAYVKVRIVENQIEKTEKYLKQIMKQMNVSATVRTTVVDNHVTYEVTGDDIAVLIGKRGQTLNALQYLLHLAMNKSGTEFYTVTLDAEGYRSRRKETLEALAKKMADKAVRLNRKVALEPMPAFERKIIHNVLQENEAITTYSDGHEPHRHIVIQP